Proteins encoded in a region of the Streptomyces sp. Sge12 genome:
- a CDS encoding type IV secretory system conjugative DNA transfer family protein has translation MSERTGPSAAALDDNTLLAAYGAGLVVTVGGSALLAGPLAGLLSGNGWVRSPQSVPVTVISALVKGPGSVYQPAPPAWLFYALTVFFVLALGAAIVKVASAVSFGARSGGAQWGGAKTERKMSAHNDPTRRVNRITAGRGMRTRRIVAAQPNISATVFGVPGSSKTTGLVLPNAAEWQGPLVVTTTKAADLDIIYARRRWIGPVWVIAPAGIPGRASDHWSPVEYCTDAKAADRMASWLAEASSSGDDKRAAPWIDQAKSVLKGILLAAHLSGGGISDLRRWISLGKDAVDHVRAILLAHGHNDVADDYASPWLRLHEDGIGSIQFSLNVLARVFADEEVRDTCSRSDFAFEDWLDKRGTICIIASEADADRFAPLISSLIAGAIHAAETRYNTYGKPIDPSVGFFVDEAGNMLRYPRLPNILTTGRGMGIVMTTVWHDLSQLRESLGVQKANTVLSASGLRMLLPGCGDLETLRYFSGLYGRTEVMKTSHGRSRGEYSTNTQATETDLAPVHSLQQLPDFTAIAQYTNLPPIKVRMRLTFHDKDLKKLLAEPKAITGKK, from the coding sequence GTGTCCGAGCGCACCGGCCCGTCCGCTGCCGCCCTGGACGACAACACGCTCCTCGCCGCGTACGGCGCGGGTCTGGTTGTCACGGTCGGCGGCTCCGCCCTGCTCGCCGGGCCGCTCGCCGGACTGCTGTCCGGCAACGGCTGGGTCCGCAGCCCGCAGAGCGTCCCCGTCACCGTGATCTCGGCTCTCGTGAAGGGGCCCGGCTCCGTCTACCAGCCGGCCCCGCCCGCCTGGCTGTTCTACGCCCTCACCGTGTTCTTCGTGCTCGCCCTGGGCGCCGCGATCGTCAAGGTCGCCAGCGCGGTGTCCTTCGGCGCACGCTCCGGCGGGGCCCAGTGGGGCGGGGCGAAGACCGAGCGGAAGATGTCCGCGCACAACGACCCGACCAGGCGCGTCAACCGCATCACCGCCGGGCGCGGCATGCGGACCAGGAGGATCGTCGCCGCGCAGCCGAACATCTCGGCGACCGTGTTCGGCGTGCCCGGCTCGTCGAAGACCACCGGCCTGGTGCTGCCCAACGCGGCCGAGTGGCAGGGCCCACTGGTGGTGACCACCACCAAGGCCGCCGACCTGGACATCATCTACGCCCGCCGCCGCTGGATCGGCCCCGTCTGGGTCATCGCCCCCGCCGGCATCCCCGGCCGCGCCAGCGACCACTGGTCACCGGTCGAGTACTGCACCGACGCCAAGGCCGCCGACCGGATGGCGTCCTGGCTCGCCGAGGCATCCTCCTCCGGCGACGACAAGCGGGCCGCCCCCTGGATCGACCAGGCCAAAAGCGTCCTGAAGGGCATCCTGCTCGCCGCCCACCTCTCCGGCGGAGGCATCTCCGACCTGCGCCGCTGGATCTCACTGGGCAAGGACGCCGTCGACCACGTCCGCGCCATCCTCCTCGCGCACGGCCACAACGACGTCGCCGACGACTACGCCTCCCCCTGGCTGCGCCTGCACGAGGACGGCATCGGAAGCATCCAGTTCAGCCTGAACGTGCTGGCACGCGTCTTCGCCGACGAAGAGGTCCGTGACACCTGCTCCCGCTCGGACTTCGCCTTCGAGGACTGGCTCGACAAGCGGGGCACCATCTGCATCATCGCCTCCGAGGCCGACGCAGACCGCTTCGCACCGCTCATCAGTTCACTGATCGCCGGAGCGATCCACGCCGCCGAGACCCGTTACAACACGTACGGGAAGCCCATCGACCCCAGCGTCGGCTTCTTCGTCGACGAGGCCGGGAACATGCTGCGCTACCCCCGGCTGCCGAACATCCTGACCACCGGCCGCGGCATGGGCATCGTCATGACGACCGTCTGGCACGACCTGTCCCAGCTCCGCGAATCCCTCGGCGTACAGAAGGCCAACACCGTCCTGTCCGCGAGCGGCCTGCGCATGCTGCTGCCCGGCTGCGGCGACCTGGAGACCCTGCGCTACTTCTCCGGCCTGTACGGACGGACCGAGGTCATGAAGACCAGCCACGGCCGCTCCAGAGGCGAGTACTCCACCAACACGCAGGCCACCGAGACCGACCTCGCCCCCGTCCACTCCCTGCAGCAGCTCCCCGACTTCACCGCGATCGCCCAGTACACCAACCTCCCGCCGATCAAGGTCCGGATGCGCCTCACCTTCCACGACAAGGACCTGAAGAAGCTTCTCGCCGAGCCCAAGGCCATCACCGGCAAGAAGTAG